In Prosthecochloris sp. GSB1, the following proteins share a genomic window:
- a CDS encoding polysaccharide biosynthesis protein encodes MAGSTFRDSPGGSPEDSFSFFLRNFRQGLLSLPVVVKQLAALLFDSVAVLFTLWLAFSFRYEVWHVPAGGQWAAYLLALLLSLPVFWRMGMYRSVFRYSEVHAIKLIIRAVAVYGMLFFAALVLLKIRGIPRSAGVFQPMMLFLVLLGSRELVRVILSRPALQDSPAEALKTLLIYGVGSAGVQLAGAIEASTNHELAGFIDDDPKLQGRTVKGLKVLSFDQVPEAIENRGVTDILLAIPSAGRSRRSEILKALQPFPVHVRTLPSLDDMASGNVSINDIKAVEIEDLLGRDPVKPDPSLFSRNIAGCTVLVTGAGGSIGSELCRQVLAAGPRKLVLVDHSELNLHNVYTGLGAGRGVDIVPVLCNVAEEGRIAAVCEAQRPHTIFHAAAYKHVPMVEINPVEGVRNNIMGTFHAATAALECQVDNFILVSTDKAVRPISVMGASKRFCEIILQAMAEEFGRETCFSMVRFGNVLGSSGSVVPLFRRQIQEGGPVTVTHPEITRYFMTIPEAVELVIQAGAMATGGDVFLLDMGEPVRIIELARKMIELSGLTVRDDLTGNGDIAIEIIGLRPGEKLHEELLIGDNPRPTMHPRIFKAHEEFIPWVDLREKIAKLSVILEKNDVAGMKEELFYLVRSISLQAVEDKQDLL; translated from the coding sequence ATGGCCGGTTCAACATTCAGGGATAGTCCCGGAGGGTCGCCGGAGGATTCCTTTTCGTTTTTTTTGCGGAACTTTCGGCAAGGGCTGCTTTCGCTTCCTGTTGTCGTCAAACAGCTCGCCGCCCTGCTTTTCGACAGTGTCGCGGTCCTTTTCACCCTCTGGCTCGCATTTTCCTTCCGTTACGAGGTATGGCATGTTCCGGCAGGCGGTCAGTGGGCGGCCTATCTTCTCGCCCTGCTGCTTTCCCTCCCGGTTTTCTGGCGTATGGGCATGTACAGATCGGTTTTTCGCTACAGCGAAGTACATGCCATCAAACTTATTATCCGCGCCGTTGCCGTTTACGGTATGCTGTTTTTTGCCGCTCTCGTGCTGTTGAAGATCAGAGGGATCCCTCGTTCGGCAGGCGTTTTCCAGCCAATGATGCTTTTTCTCGTCCTTCTCGGAAGTCGGGAACTGGTCCGTGTCATACTGAGTCGTCCTGCATTGCAGGACTCCCCCGCTGAAGCCTTGAAAACGTTGCTGATCTACGGGGTCGGATCGGCGGGAGTTCAGCTTGCGGGGGCCATCGAGGCAAGCACCAACCATGAGTTGGCCGGTTTCATCGATGACGATCCAAAACTTCAGGGCAGAACGGTCAAGGGATTGAAAGTGCTTTCCTTCGATCAGGTGCCCGAGGCTATAGAAAACAGGGGAGTCACCGATATTCTTCTTGCCATTCCGTCCGCGGGTCGTTCGCGGCGCAGCGAAATTCTCAAGGCCCTTCAGCCTTTTCCCGTGCATGTAAGGACGTTACCCAGTCTCGATGACATGGCCAGCGGCAATGTCTCGATCAACGATATCAAGGCGGTGGAAATCGAGGATCTTCTTGGTCGTGATCCGGTCAAGCCGGATCCTTCCCTGTTCAGCCGCAATATCGCCGGTTGCACCGTACTGGTCACCGGAGCCGGGGGAAGTATAGGAAGCGAACTCTGCCGGCAGGTGCTCGCCGCCGGTCCCCGCAAGCTGGTTCTTGTCGACCATTCCGAACTGAATCTGCACAATGTGTATACCGGGCTCGGGGCAGGCCGGGGCGTCGATATCGTACCGGTGCTCTGCAATGTCGCGGAGGAGGGGCGGATTGCCGCTGTCTGTGAAGCCCAGCGGCCGCATACGATTTTTCACGCGGCGGCCTACAAGCATGTTCCCATGGTTGAAATCAATCCTGTCGAGGGGGTGCGTAACAACATCATGGGTACGTTCCATGCGGCAACGGCGGCGCTCGAATGTCAGGTGGATAATTTTATCCTCGTCAGTACCGACAAAGCTGTCAGGCCCATCAGCGTCATGGGAGCGAGCAAGCGTTTCTGTGAAATCATCCTGCAAGCCATGGCGGAGGAGTTTGGGCGTGAAACCTGCTTTTCCATGGTCAGATTCGGCAACGTGCTTGGATCGAGCGGGTCGGTGGTGCCTCTGTTTCGCCGCCAGATACAGGAGGGGGGACCCGTTACGGTGACCCATCCCGAGATCACCCGGTATTTCATGACCATACCCGAGGCTGTCGAACTCGTGATCCAGGCGGGAGCCATGGCGACGGGCGGAGATGTGTTCCTGCTCGATATGGGAGAGCCCGTGCGTATTATCGAGCTTGCGCGGAAAATGATCGAACTCTCAGGATTGACTGTCAGAGACGATCTGACCGGAAACGGTGATATCGCCATTGAGATCATCGGCCTGAGGCCGGGCGAGAAACTGCATGAGGAATTGCTGATCGGCGATAATCCCCGACCTACCATGCACCCACGTATTTTCAAGGCTCACGAGGAATTCATTCCCTGGGTCGATCTGAGGGAAAAAATAGCGAAGCTGTCGGTGATACTCGAAAAAAACGACGTTGCGGGGATGAAGGAAGAACTCTTCTATCTCGTTCGGAGCATCAGCCTGCAAGCTGTGGAGGATAAGCAGGACCTGCTGTAA
- a CDS encoding ABC transporter ATP-binding protein: MSQKGILKESSVTGIWSLLEPSQRRGAVVLLALMLVGMVLEMLGIGLVVPALALFTQKDITLRYPALQPMLDFLGNPDQMTLVIGGLLVLLGVYGLKAFFLAFLAWRQSRFVFSLQAQLSQRLFTTYLLKPYAYHLQRNSAELIRNATTEVWLFTNRVMFSIMLLLKESLVLAGLCALLLVVEPLGAMIVVGLFVFFGWGFYVLTRKYVSRWGKARHKHDGLRIQHIQQGIGGVKDVKVLGRESEFLAQFAFHNQKTASVGERETTMQQIPRLWIELIAVGTLVFLVMTMIVRDGTLDGVIPKLGLFAAAAFRLMPSVNRMLSSLQTIRFGMPVIEMLHKELDPQITASQMPPRKEEKMPFSRELRLDGVSYGYPSALKPAIRDVSLSVFKGETVGFIGSSGAGKSTIVDLILGLFAPDSGSIAVDGKNISENLRGWQNCIGYVPQSIFLTDDTVRKNVAFGMPDDLVDDTAVQAAIRAAQLEAFVEGLAEGVETIVGERGVRLSGGQRQRIGIARALYHDPAVLVLDEATSALDTGTEQGVMEAVEALHGEKTIIIVAHRLSTVEQCDRIYRFEQGRIVEKGDAGEVLRSLRHVYGSAADSSGNDRTQGNC, translated from the coding sequence ATGTCGCAAAAAGGAATATTGAAGGAATCTTCCGTTACCGGAATCTGGTCGCTTCTCGAGCCGTCCCAGAGAAGAGGCGCGGTGGTTCTTTTGGCGCTGATGCTTGTCGGAATGGTGCTTGAAATGCTCGGCATCGGTCTCGTCGTTCCGGCTCTGGCCCTGTTTACCCAGAAAGACATCACCCTCAGGTATCCGGCCTTGCAGCCCATGCTGGATTTTTTAGGAAATCCCGACCAGATGACGTTGGTCATAGGCGGTTTGCTGGTGCTCCTCGGTGTATACGGTCTGAAAGCTTTTTTCCTCGCATTTCTCGCCTGGCGCCAGAGCCGTTTCGTATTCTCACTGCAGGCGCAGCTTTCCCAAAGACTGTTTACAACCTACCTGCTCAAGCCCTACGCGTACCACCTGCAGCGAAATTCCGCCGAGTTGATCCGTAACGCGACAACCGAGGTGTGGCTGTTCACCAACAGGGTCATGTTTTCCATTATGCTGCTGCTGAAAGAATCCCTGGTTCTCGCGGGGCTCTGCGCGCTGCTGCTCGTGGTGGAACCGCTTGGCGCGATGATTGTGGTGGGGCTCTTCGTTTTTTTCGGCTGGGGGTTTTACGTCCTGACGCGAAAGTATGTCTCGCGCTGGGGAAAAGCGCGGCACAAGCACGACGGACTTCGCATTCAGCATATTCAGCAGGGAATAGGAGGGGTAAAGGACGTAAAAGTGCTTGGCCGCGAATCGGAATTTCTGGCACAGTTCGCCTTTCACAATCAGAAGACGGCCAGCGTGGGCGAACGCGAGACGACGATGCAGCAGATTCCCAGATTATGGATCGAGCTGATCGCCGTCGGCACGCTCGTCTTTCTGGTCATGACGATGATCGTCCGTGACGGCACCCTCGACGGCGTCATCCCGAAACTCGGTCTTTTCGCCGCGGCGGCATTCCGGTTGATGCCTTCGGTCAACCGGATGCTGAGTTCTTTGCAGACCATACGATTCGGAATGCCGGTCATAGAGATGCTGCACAAAGAGCTCGATCCGCAGATTACGGCCTCGCAGATGCCGCCGCGGAAAGAGGAAAAAATGCCGTTTTCACGGGAACTCAGGCTCGACGGAGTCTCCTACGGCTATCCCTCGGCACTGAAACCCGCGATCCGGGACGTTTCTCTCTCCGTTTTCAAGGGCGAAACCGTCGGGTTTATCGGCTCGAGCGGTGCAGGTAAAAGCACGATCGTCGATCTGATTCTCGGGCTCTTCGCTCCTGATTCAGGATCTATCGCCGTTGACGGAAAAAATATCTCTGAAAACCTGCGCGGCTGGCAGAATTGTATCGGCTATGTTCCACAGTCAATATTTCTCACGGACGACACCGTGCGCAAAAACGTGGCTTTCGGCATGCCTGACGATCTCGTTGACGATACAGCCGTTCAGGCGGCTATCCGGGCGGCGCAACTCGAAGCCTTTGTCGAAGGGCTTGCGGAGGGTGTCGAGACGATTGTGGGCGAAAGGGGGGTGCGCCTTTCCGGTGGACAGCGGCAGCGCATCGGCATTGCCCGCGCCCTCTATCATGATCCGGCGGTGCTGGTACTCGATGAAGCGACAAGCGCTCTCGATACGGGAACCGAACAGGGGGTCATGGAGGCTGTTGAGGCCCTGCATGGAGAGAAGACCATCATTATCGTCGCGCACCGCTTGAGCACCGTCGAGCAGTGCGATCGCATCTATCGTTTCGAACAGGGCCGGATCGTCGAAAAGGGCGATGCCGGCGAGGTGCTTCGGTCGCTGCGGCATGTTTACGGCTCGGCCGCCGACTCTTCCGGAAACGATCGGACGCAAGGAAATTGTTGA